A genomic region of Alnus glutinosa chromosome 11, dhAlnGlut1.1, whole genome shotgun sequence contains the following coding sequences:
- the LOC133881680 gene encoding ABC transporter G family member 1-like, which produces MASLFHHSTPQSDGNPEINIAVEMEAVNPDGFKMTTARTRSEDGVFLTWEDLYVTVSNGKNGTKPILQGLTGHARPGELLAIMGPSGCGKSTLLDALAGRLSSNIRQTGDILINGRKQVLAYGTSAYVTQDDTLMTTLTVREAVYYSAQLQLPNSMSKSEKKERAEMTMREMGLQESMDTRIGGWGVKGISGGQKRRVSICIEILTRPKLLFLDEPTSGLDSAASYYVMSRIARLGQRDGVGRTIVASIHQPSSEVFQLFHNLCLLSSGRTVYFGPTSAANEFFALSGFPCPTLQNPSDHFLKTINKDFEKDLEGGAIGAISAEEAIETLVRSYDSSGRLQQVAKQVAEIRKQDHRELDRKRSRASFLSQCLVLTERSFVNMYRDLGYYWLRLAIYIALAIGLGTVFYEIGDGEGSVQARGSLVTFIASFLTFMAIGGFPSFVEDMKIFERERLNGHYGATAFVISNTFSALPYLVLVSVIPGAIAYFLPGLRSGPQYFLYFVLVIFACMMLVESLMMIVASIVPNYLMGIITGAGIQGLMILVGGFFRLPNDLPKPLWKYPLHEIAFHKYAYQGMFKNEFGGATFPNDQPGGPPTISGDEILRHTWQAEMGYSKWGDLAVLFGMIAFYRLLFLGIIKGTEKIKPLITAFMSKTSKTPTQVMVNPSSTPLGGEKL; this is translated from the exons ATGGCGTCTCTTTTCCATCACTCGACTCCCCAATCCGACGGCAACCCAGAAATCAACATCGCAGTAGAAATGGAAGCAGTGAATCCGGATGGTTTTAAGATGACGACGGCTCGGACTCGGTCGGAGGATGGTGTTTTCCTGACATGGGAGGATCTGTACGTGACTGTTTCCAACGGAAAAAATGGCACGAAACCGATCCTTCAGGGTCTAACGGGTCATGCCCGACCCGGGGAGCTTCTCGCCATAATGGGTCCTTCTGGTTGTGGCAAGTCCACCCTTCTTGATGCATTAGCGG GGAGGTTGAGTTCAAACATAAGGCAAACAGGGGACATTCTGATCAACGGTCGTAAGCAAGTCCTCGCTTACGGAACATCG GCATATGTAACACAAGATGATACCTTAATGACGACTCTGACAGTCAGAGAAGCCGTGTACTACTCAGCTCAGCTACAGTTACCGAACTCCATGTCAAAATCCGAGAAGAAGGAGAGAGCAGAGATGACGATGAGAGAGATGGGTTTGCAGGAATCAATGGACACAAGAATCGGCGGGTGGGGAGTCAAAGGCATCAGCGGCGGGCAAAAGAGGAGAGTCAGCATTTGCATAGAGATCTTGACACGCCCGAAGCTTCTGTTTCTCGACGAGCCGACAAGCGGGCTCGACAGCGCAGCATCGTATTATGTCATGAGCAGAATTGCACGCCTCGGCCAAAGAGATGGGGTTGGAAGAACCATTGTCGCCTCCATTCATCAGCCCAGCAGTGAAGTCTTTCAGCTCTTCCACAATCTCTGTCTCCTATCTTCAGGTAGAACCGTCTATTTTGGTCCTACTTCTGCAGCAAATGAG TTTTTCGCTTTAAGTGGTTTCCCCTGCCCTACTCTCCAAAATCCATCCGACCACTTCCTGAAAACCATAAACAAGGATTTCGAAAAG GATCTCGAAGGAGGTGCAATTGGAGCAATATCTGCAGAGGAAGCAATTGAAACACTTGTAAGATCGTATGATTCATCAGGCAGGCTCCAACAAGTAGCAAAGCAAGTAGCTGAAATACGTAAACAA GACCATAGAGAATTGGACAGGAAGAGAAGCCGTGCAAGCTTCCTTAGTCAATGTCTTGTTCTAACGGAAAGATCTTTTGTGAACATGTATCGTGATCTGGGCTACTATTGGCTGCGTCTAGCAATATATATAGCATTGGCTATTGGCCTTGGTACAGTGTTTTACGAAATTGGGGATGGTGAGGGTTCAGTTCAG GCTAGAGGTTCACTGGTCACGTTTATAGCTTCATTTCTAACATTCATGGCCATTGGTGGATTTCCATCCTTTGTGGAGGATATGAAG ATATTCGAACGAGAAAGATTAAACGGGCATTATGGTGCTACTGCATTTGTCATCAGCAACACATTCTCCGCTCTGCCATACCTAGTACTGGTTTCAGTCATTCCTGGAGCAATAGCTTATTTCCTACCCGGACTACGCAGCGGCCCACAATACTTTCTCTACTTTGTTCTTGTGATATTTGCTTGCATGATGTTGGTTGAGAGCTTGATGATGATTGTGGCAAGCATTGTGCCCAACTACCTGATGGGTATAATAACAGGCGCAGGAATTCAAGGCCTGATGATTTTAGTCGGAGGATTCTTCAGATTGCCAAATGATCTTCCAAAGCCATTGTGGAAATACCCTTTACATGAGATCGCTTTTCACAAGTATGCCTACCAAGGAATGTTCAAGAACGAGTTTGGAGGAGCAACGTTTCCTAATGACCAACCTGGAGGGCCACCCACCATTTCTGGAGATGAGATTCTGAGACATACATGGCAAGCTGAAATGGGTTACTCCAAGTGGGGTGATCTTGCCGTTTTGTTTGGGATGATAGCTTTTTATCGACTTCTTTTTCTCGGCATCATAAAGGGTACTGAAAAGATCAAGCCTTTGATTACGGCTTTCATGTCGAAGACTTCCAAAACACCTACGCAGGTTATGGTGAATCCTTCTTCTACACCCTTAGGTGGAGAGAAACTGTAG